A genomic region of Pseudomonas sp. KU43P contains the following coding sequences:
- the zapE gene encoding cell division protein ZapE, giving the protein MTPLERYQADLKRPDFFHDAAQETAVRHLQRLYDDLIAAQNNKPGVFGKLFGKKEQTPVKGLYFWGGVGRGKTYLVDTFFEALPFKQKMRTHFHRFMKRVHEEMKTLKGEKNPLTIIAKRFSEEAKVICFDEFFVSDITDAMILGTLMEELFKNGVSLVATSNIVPDGLYKDGLQRARFLPAIAMIKQYTDVVNVDSGVDYRLRHLEQAELFHFPLNDAAHQSMRASFKALTPECTQAVENDVLMIENRPINALRTCDDVAWFDFRALCDGPRSQNDYIELGKIFHAVLLSNVEQMGVTTDDIARRFINMVDEFYDRNVKLIISAEVELKDLYTGGRLSFEFQRTLSRLLEMQSHEFLSRAHKP; this is encoded by the coding sequence ATGACGCCCCTAGAACGATATCAAGCAGATCTGAAACGTCCCGACTTCTTCCATGACGCGGCGCAGGAAACTGCAGTGCGTCACCTGCAGCGTCTGTACGACGACCTGATCGCTGCGCAGAACAACAAGCCGGGCGTGTTCGGCAAACTGTTCGGCAAGAAGGAGCAGACGCCGGTCAAGGGCCTGTACTTCTGGGGTGGGGTAGGGCGCGGCAAGACCTACCTGGTCGATACGTTCTTCGAGGCACTGCCGTTCAAGCAGAAGATGCGTACGCACTTCCACCGCTTCATGAAGCGCGTCCACGAGGAGATGAAGACCCTCAAGGGCGAGAAGAACCCGCTGACCATCATCGCCAAGCGTTTCAGCGAAGAGGCCAAGGTCATCTGCTTCGACGAGTTCTTCGTTTCCGACATCACCGATGCCATGATCCTTGGCACCCTGATGGAAGAGCTGTTCAAGAACGGCGTTTCGCTGGTGGCGACCTCCAACATCGTTCCAGACGGGCTGTACAAGGACGGCCTGCAGCGTGCGCGCTTCCTGCCGGCCATCGCCATGATCAAGCAGTACACCGATGTGGTGAACGTCGACAGCGGCGTCGACTACCGCCTGCGCCACCTGGAGCAGGCCGAACTGTTCCACTTCCCGCTCAACGACGCCGCGCACCAGAGCATGCGTGCGAGCTTCAAGGCGCTGACACCTGAGTGCACCCAGGCCGTCGAGAATGATGTGCTGATGATCGAGAACCGGCCGATCAATGCCCTGCGCACCTGTGACGACGTCGCCTGGTTCGACTTCCGTGCCCTGTGCGACGGGCCGCGCAGCCAGAACGACTACATCGAACTGGGCAAGATTTTCCATGCCGTGTTGCTGAGCAACGTCGAGCAGATGGGTGTCACCACCGATGACATCGCCCGTCGCTTCATCAACATGGTGGACGAGTTCTACGACCGTAACGTCAAGCTGATCATTTCGGCTGAGGTAGAGCTGAAGGATCTGTATACCGGCGGGCGGCTGAGCTTCGAGTTCCAGCGGACCCTGAGCCGGTTGCTGGAGATGCAGTCGCACGAATTCCTTTCGCGCGCGCACAAGCCGTAA
- a CDS encoding tryptophan--tRNA ligase, with protein sequence MTTRILTGITTTGTPHLGNYAGAIRPAITASQQPGVDSFYFLADYHALIKCDDPLRIQRSRLEIAATWLAGGLDPEKVTFYRQSDIPEIPELTWLLTCVAAKGLLNRAHAYKASVDKNLENGEDPDAGVTMGLYSYPVLMAADILMFNANKVPVGRDQIQHVEMARDIGQRFNHLFGQGKEFFALPEAVIEESVATLPGLDGRKMSKSYDNTIPLFTSAKDMKDAISRIVTDSRAPGEAKDPDNAHLFTLFQAFSTPAQCAEFREELLQGLGWGEAKQRLFQLLDGQLAEKREHYHQLISRPADLEDILLAGAAKARKIATPFLEQLREAVGLRSFRSSVQAGTEVKKKAAKSARFVSFRDEDGSFRFRLLAADGEQLLLSRSFADGKSAGAVSKQLQQGGEADVRVEGLGFSLWLAGEQVAEGPQFEGAEARDAAIVSLREALAPQQD encoded by the coding sequence ATGACCACGCGCATTCTCACTGGTATCACCACCACCGGCACCCCGCACCTGGGCAATTACGCGGGCGCCATCCGCCCGGCGATCACTGCCAGCCAGCAGCCCGGTGTCGACTCGTTCTACTTCCTGGCCGACTACCACGCCCTGATCAAGTGCGATGACCCGCTGCGCATCCAGCGCTCGCGTCTGGAAATCGCCGCCACTTGGCTGGCTGGTGGCCTCGACCCGGAAAAGGTGACCTTCTACCGCCAGTCCGACATACCCGAAATCCCCGAGCTTACCTGGCTGCTGACCTGCGTCGCCGCCAAGGGCCTGCTCAACCGCGCCCACGCCTACAAGGCCTCGGTGGACAAGAACTTGGAAAACGGCGAAGACCCGGATGCCGGCGTGACCATGGGCCTGTACAGCTACCCGGTGCTGATGGCCGCAGACATCCTGATGTTCAACGCCAACAAGGTGCCGGTCGGCCGTGACCAGATCCAGCACGTGGAAATGGCCCGCGACATCGGCCAGCGCTTCAACCACCTGTTCGGCCAGGGCAAGGAGTTCTTCGCCCTGCCGGAGGCGGTGATCGAGGAGAGTGTGGCGACCCTGCCGGGCCTGGACGGTCGCAAGATGTCCAAGAGCTACGACAACACCATCCCGCTGTTCACCAGCGCCAAGGACATGAAGGACGCCATCTCGCGCATCGTCACCGACTCGCGCGCCCCGGGCGAAGCCAAGGACCCGGACAACGCTCACCTGTTCACTCTGTTCCAGGCCTTCTCCACGCCAGCCCAATGCGCCGAGTTCCGCGAAGAGCTGCTGCAGGGCCTGGGTTGGGGTGAAGCCAAGCAGCGCCTGTTCCAGTTGCTGGACGGCCAGCTGGCGGAAAAACGCGAGCACTACCACCAGCTGATTTCGCGCCCGGCAGACCTGGAAGACATTCTCCTGGCTGGTGCCGCGAAAGCACGCAAGATCGCCACGCCGTTCCTCGAGCAGCTGCGCGAAGCCGTTGGCCTGCGTTCGTTCCGCAGCAGCGTGCAGGCCGGCACCGAGGTGAAGAAGAAGGCCGCCAAGAGTGCGCGCTTCGTCAGCTTCCGTGACGAGGATGGCAGCTTCCGCTTCCGCCTGCTGGCCGCCGATGGCGAGCAGTTGCTGCTGTCGCGCAGCTTCGCCGATGGCAAGAGCGCCGGTGCCGTGAGCAAGCAGTTGCAGCAGGGTGGTGAAGCCGATGTGCGCGTCGAAGGCCTGGGCTTCAGCCTGTGGCTGGCCGGCGAGCAGGTTGCCGAAGGGCCGCAGTTCGAGGGCGCCGAAGCCCGTGATGCGGCGATCGTGAGCCTGCGTGAGGCGCTTGCGCCACAACAGGACTGA
- a CDS encoding alpha/beta hydrolase yields the protein MLVRETPLFIDGPEGQLEALYLDVADARGAVLICHPNPVQGGTMLNKVVSTLQRTARDAGYVTLRFNYRGVGQSAGSHDMGAGEVADAEAAAAWLREQHPHLPLVLMGFSFGGFVATSLAGRLETAGVTLQHLFMIAPAVMRLTAEFPLPQRCPITVVQPDADEVVAPQLVYDWSDSLSRPHELLKVAECGHFFHGKLTDLKDLLLPRLSN from the coding sequence TTGCTTGTCCGCGAAACCCCCTTGTTCATCGATGGCCCTGAGGGCCAGCTGGAAGCCTTGTACCTGGACGTGGCCGATGCCCGCGGTGCGGTGCTGATCTGCCACCCGAATCCGGTTCAGGGCGGCACCATGCTCAACAAGGTGGTCTCGACCCTACAGCGCACTGCGCGTGATGCCGGCTATGTAACCTTGCGTTTCAACTACCGCGGCGTCGGCCAGAGCGCTGGCAGCCACGACATGGGCGCGGGCGAAGTGGCCGATGCCGAAGCCGCCGCCGCCTGGCTGCGTGAGCAACACCCGCACTTGCCGCTGGTGCTGATGGGCTTCTCGTTCGGTGGTTTCGTTGCCACCAGCCTGGCCGGGCGCCTGGAAACTGCCGGTGTGACGCTGCAGCACCTGTTCATGATCGCTCCGGCGGTGATGCGCCTGACCGCCGAATTCCCGCTGCCGCAGCGTTGCCCGATCACGGTGGTGCAGCCTGACGCCGACGAAGTGGTGGCGCCGCAGCTCGTTTACGATTGGTCCGACAGCCTGTCGCGCCCCCATGAGCTGCTGAAAGTGGCAGAATGCGGACACTTCTTCCATGGCAAGCTGACCGATCTGAAGGATCTGCTGCTGCCGCGCCTTTCGAATTGA
- a CDS encoding YhcB family protein: MELSLLVWLLPTLALVIGVAIGFVVARLLPNAAPSSTQRQLDDIQKRFDSYQNEVVTHFNSTAVLVKKLTQSYQDVQDHLAEGANSLALDEVTRQRLLAALHSEAAQGPRDRLTPPRDTAEVPRDYAPKSPNSPGMLDESYGLKR, translated from the coding sequence GTGGAACTCTCGCTCCTTGTTTGGTTGTTGCCAACCCTGGCCCTGGTCATTGGCGTCGCCATCGGCTTCGTCGTGGCGCGCCTGCTGCCCAATGCAGCACCCAGCAGCACCCAGCGTCAGCTGGATGACATTCAAAAGCGCTTCGACAGTTACCAGAACGAAGTGGTCACCCATTTCAACAGCACCGCCGTGCTGGTCAAGAAACTGACCCAGAGCTATCAGGATGTGCAGGATCACCTGGCCGAAGGCGCCAACAGCCTGGCCCTGGACGAAGTGACCCGTCAGCGCCTGCTGGCGGCCCTGCACTCCGAAGCGGCCCAAGGCCCACGCGACCGCTTGACCCCGCCACGCGACACCGCCGAAGTACCGCGCGATTACGCGCCGAAGTCGCCGAACTCGCCGGGCATGCTCGATGAGAGCTACGGGCTCAAGCGTTGA
- a CDS encoding methionine gamma-lyase, with the protein MRDSHNNNNGFSTRAIHHGYDPLSHGGALVPPVYQTATYAFPTVEYGAACFAGEECGHFYSRISNPTLALLEQRMASLEGGEAGLALASGMGAITSTLWTLLRPGDELIVGTTLYGCTFAFLHHGIGEFGVKIRHVDLNDSKALKAAITRKTRMIYFETPANPNMQLVDITAVAEATRGHDIHIVVDNTYCTPYLQRPLELGADLVVHSATKYLSGHGDLTAGLVIGRQALIDRIRLEGLKDLTGAVLSPHDASLLMRGIKTVALRMDRHCANAQQVAEFLACQPQVELIHYPGLPTFGQYELARRQMRLPGGMIAFELKGGIEAGRRFMNALQLFARAVSLGDAESLAQHPASMTHSSYTPEERAHHGISEGLVRLSVGLEDVEDLLADVEQALKACS; encoded by the coding sequence ATGCGCGACTCCCATAACAACAACAACGGTTTCTCCACGCGTGCCATCCATCATGGCTACGATCCGCTTTCCCACGGTGGGGCCTTGGTGCCGCCGGTGTACCAGACCGCGACCTATGCCTTCCCGACGGTTGAATATGGCGCAGCGTGTTTTGCGGGTGAGGAGTGCGGGCATTTCTACAGCCGCATTTCCAACCCGACACTGGCGCTGCTGGAACAGCGCATGGCGTCCCTGGAAGGCGGTGAGGCTGGGCTGGCCCTGGCGTCGGGCATGGGGGCCATCACGTCGACGTTGTGGACCTTGCTTCGGCCCGGTGACGAGTTGATCGTCGGTACCACCCTGTACGGCTGCACCTTCGCCTTTTTGCACCATGGCATCGGCGAGTTCGGGGTGAAGATCCGCCACGTCGACCTGAACGACAGCAAGGCGCTCAAGGCGGCGATCACCCGCAAGACGCGGATGATCTACTTCGAAACGCCGGCCAACCCCAACATGCAGCTGGTCGATATTACGGCCGTGGCTGAAGCAACGCGTGGCCATGACATCCACATCGTGGTCGACAACACCTACTGCACCCCGTATCTGCAACGGCCGCTGGAACTTGGCGCCGACCTGGTGGTGCATTCGGCCACCAAGTACCTCAGCGGCCATGGCGACCTCACCGCCGGGCTGGTGATCGGGCGCCAGGCGTTGATCGACCGGATTCGTCTGGAAGGCCTCAAGGACCTGACCGGCGCTGTGTTGTCGCCGCACGATGCTTCGCTGTTGATGCGGGGTATCAAGACCGTGGCGCTGCGCATGGACCGCCATTGTGCCAATGCCCAGCAGGTCGCGGAGTTCCTGGCATGTCAGCCGCAGGTCGAGCTGATTCACTATCCGGGGCTGCCAACGTTCGGCCAGTACGAATTGGCCCGGCGGCAGATGCGTCTGCCGGGCGGGATGATCGCTTTCGAGCTTAAGGGCGGTATCGAGGCCGGTCGGCGATTCATGAATGCGTTGCAGCTCTTCGCCCGGGCGGTGAGCCTGGGGGATGCCGAGTCGCTGGCGCAGCATCCGGCGAGCATGACCCATTCGAGCTACACACCTGAAGAGCGTGCGCATCATGGGATTTCGGAGGGGTTGGTGCGGTTGTCGGTAGGCTTGGAGGACGTGGAGGATCTGCTGGCGGATGTCGAGCAGGCGCTGAAGGCTTGTAGCTGA
- a CDS encoding Lrp/AsnC family transcriptional regulator translates to MPASLDRTDRALLAALQDNARLTVSELADQVALTTSPCWRRVKLLEDNGYITGYQAILSPKSLGFGVTAFVSIMMDSHTKDMALAFEQRLMEIPEIVSCHNISGRYDFLLEILARDLESFGEFTREVLQRLPGVKEIYSSFSYKAVKEKRVIPVSETHI, encoded by the coding sequence ATGCCTGCAAGCTTAGACCGCACCGACCGCGCCCTGCTCGCCGCCCTGCAGGACAACGCCCGCCTAACTGTCTCCGAACTCGCCGACCAAGTTGCACTGACCACTTCGCCTTGCTGGCGACGGGTCAAGTTGCTGGAAGACAACGGCTATATCACCGGCTACCAGGCGATTCTTTCGCCCAAGTCGCTGGGGTTCGGGGTGACTGCGTTCGTCAGCATCATGATGGACTCGCATACCAAGGATATGGCCTTGGCGTTCGAGCAACGGCTGATGGAGATTCCCGAGATCGTGAGTTGCCATAACATCTCCGGGCGGTACGATTTCCTGCTGGAAATTCTGGCGCGGGACTTGGAATCGTTCGGGGAGTTTACGCGGGAAGTGCTGCAGCGGTTGCCGGGGGTGAAGGAGATTTACTCAAGCTTTTCCTACAAGGCGGTTAAGGAAAAGCGCGTGATCCCTGTGTCGGAAACGCATATCTGA
- a CDS encoding S-type pyocin domain-containing protein, producing MAQKQTVYLERTQVQAPVFLEATWVSPNEPDRTPLTPVAGGGGPGYGGWGLDAGRPRGTGGPSRFAPEKGWRTVFGEEHNGTHSHYKNQYAHVLQELPAQIEAELAAIEQQASAAASSPSQLAVLQQQLTTENLQRKRADYLQTLPTATGFYGAVPFYKRYDSFATRLSDEGAYPLVGTAEEWGQRVWGTFDASVDAAYKLHIAAQKYQALASMLPGLAHQVDKAELEQLTIDLRSAIERRVKQIQLEQQTCFNCLPNFLQHQLIQAAPLQETDTLTQQLSAYANATHALIATKQAEVPAFSESNPEIVGPLSKPQTEALQHLVNEQATRRAGPLWADYHRALALTESIRYLQGFSAAMDNLAQRAVEVERLQARYAAELAAAQEAARQQAEAERLAAEEAARLQAEAERLAAEEVARLQAEAERLAAEAERQRLESERQGISYITDVRISSSVPAITPIGAATFAIAESASAALLEEITAATSRMATAAIATIPQLAVAILTAAWPSTLGNAERRYLISTPLSSLSPPGGPDLVALATSSTSVDVPYLLAGSEDENELELYVLPGGKPIAVRATTFDSERQVYSLALDNPQRILTWTPASAPGAEVGSSTSLPPAPPATVVYTGSSLTPVNTESESYPALDLLDQERLIITFPIDSGLPPILVVFKSPRYEPGVVSGIGAPLAGVWLGEETRNAGALIPQHIADLLQGKEYRDFDAFRIDFWRAVANDPELSKQFAKQNLIRMREKGNAPSVRESDAYSLHKSFILHHVIPISEGGAVYDIDNLRIVTPSAHQKIHYGDKL from the coding sequence ATGGCTCAAAAGCAAACTGTATATCTGGAACGCACGCAGGTTCAGGCCCCGGTTTTTCTCGAAGCCACATGGGTCAGCCCCAACGAACCTGACAGGACACCGCTTACACCTGTAGCTGGCGGTGGTGGGCCCGGCTACGGCGGATGGGGCCTGGATGCAGGGCGACCACGAGGTACCGGAGGGCCGAGCCGATTTGCGCCCGAAAAAGGCTGGCGTACGGTTTTTGGAGAAGAACATAACGGCACTCATAGCCATTACAAAAACCAATATGCACACGTGCTTCAAGAACTCCCGGCACAAATCGAAGCTGAACTCGCGGCGATTGAACAACAGGCGAGCGCAGCAGCAAGTAGCCCTTCTCAGCTTGCTGTACTACAGCAACAACTGACCACCGAGAATCTGCAACGAAAGCGTGCCGACTACCTGCAAACCTTGCCAACGGCAACCGGGTTCTACGGTGCGGTTCCCTTCTATAAGCGATATGACTCCTTTGCCACCCGACTGAGTGATGAGGGGGCTTACCCACTCGTTGGCACAGCCGAAGAATGGGGACAGCGGGTTTGGGGAACATTCGATGCATCGGTCGATGCTGCCTATAAGTTGCACATAGCCGCGCAAAAATATCAGGCATTGGCGAGCATGCTGCCAGGGTTGGCCCATCAAGTAGACAAGGCTGAACTTGAGCAACTCACCATTGACCTGAGGAGCGCGATTGAACGCAGAGTCAAACAGATTCAACTGGAGCAGCAGACTTGCTTCAACTGCCTGCCCAACTTCCTACAGCATCAGCTAATTCAGGCAGCCCCACTCCAGGAGACTGACACCCTCACCCAGCAACTGTCGGCCTATGCGAATGCCACCCATGCACTCATAGCGACAAAACAGGCCGAAGTACCGGCTTTCAGCGAGTCCAACCCGGAGATTGTTGGGCCGCTGTCCAAGCCGCAAACCGAGGCTCTGCAGCATCTGGTGAATGAGCAGGCAACACGCCGAGCTGGACCGCTCTGGGCGGACTATCACCGCGCACTTGCCCTGACCGAGTCCATCCGCTACCTGCAAGGGTTCAGTGCTGCAATGGATAACCTGGCGCAGCGAGCCGTTGAAGTCGAACGGCTGCAAGCGCGGTATGCGGCGGAACTGGCAGCCGCTCAGGAAGCTGCACGGCAACAGGCCGAGGCTGAGCGATTGGCTGCAGAAGAAGCCGCTCGGCTACAAGCTGAGGCCGAGCGATTGGCTGCAGAAGAAGTCGCACGGCTACAAGCTGAGGCCGAGCGGCTGGCTGCAGAGGCTGAACGTCAGCGACTTGAATCAGAACGTCAGGGCATCAGCTACATCACCGATGTCCGAATTTCCTCTTCAGTACCGGCCATCACGCCGATAGGTGCTGCCACATTCGCGATTGCCGAGAGCGCTTCCGCTGCTCTACTGGAAGAGATCACTGCCGCCACAAGTCGAATGGCCACAGCAGCAATTGCCACCATCCCCCAGTTGGCCGTTGCGATCCTGACGGCAGCTTGGCCATCAACACTTGGCAACGCGGAACGCCGCTATCTGATCAGCACGCCACTTTCCAGCCTTTCGCCACCCGGAGGACCTGACCTTGTAGCCCTGGCCACGTCTTCCACTAGCGTCGACGTGCCGTACTTGCTTGCGGGCAGTGAAGACGAGAACGAACTGGAGTTGTACGTATTACCTGGTGGAAAGCCGATAGCTGTCCGCGCGACCACATTCGACAGCGAGCGACAGGTCTACAGCCTTGCACTGGACAACCCCCAACGGATCCTGACATGGACACCAGCAAGCGCTCCGGGGGCAGAAGTAGGTAGCTCCACTAGCCTGCCACCCGCTCCACCGGCCACAGTCGTTTACACCGGCAGCAGCCTTACCCCTGTAAACACTGAGTCCGAAAGCTACCCTGCTCTGGATCTGCTGGATCAAGAACGGCTAATTATCACTTTCCCGATCGACTCGGGATTGCCGCCTATTCTGGTGGTGTTCAAAAGCCCGCGTTATGAGCCCGGAGTTGTCAGCGGGATTGGCGCACCTTTGGCCGGTGTATGGCTTGGTGAAGAGACACGCAACGCTGGTGCCCTAATACCTCAGCACATCGCCGACTTGCTTCAAGGAAAGGAGTACCGAGATTTTGACGCGTTCAGGATAGACTTCTGGAGAGCAGTGGCGAATGACCCTGAGCTGTCAAAACAATTCGCCAAGCAAAATCTCATTCGTATGCGTGAAAAAGGAAATGCGCCAAGTGTACGAGAGTCTGACGCTTATAGCCTGCACAAGAGTTTTATCCTGCACCATGTAATCCCAATCAGTGAGGGTGGCGCTGTATATGACATCGATAACTTGAGAATCGTCACTCCGTCAGCACATCAGAAAATTCACTATGGAGACAAACTATGA
- a CDS encoding bacteriocin immunity protein, with the protein MIMKNNYSDYTESEFIEFLQEIYRANAEEPDEILAPLLSHFSTVTEHPSGTDLIYWPESDDQGELEAVLSIVKKWRAANGRPGFKVP; encoded by the coding sequence ATGATAATGAAGAACAATTACAGCGATTACACTGAGTCCGAATTCATCGAATTCCTACAAGAAATTTACCGTGCTAACGCCGAAGAACCAGATGAAATTCTTGCGCCTCTTCTCAGTCATTTTTCCACTGTGACGGAGCATCCTAGCGGAACAGACCTGATCTATTGGCCAGAAAGCGACGATCAAGGTGAGCTTGAAGCAGTATTGAGCATTGTCAAAAAGTGGCGTGCTGCCAATGGAAGGCCTGGATTCAAAGTCCCCTGA
- a CDS encoding S-type pyocin, translated as MAAHLPDHIARKMAKQTFDNFDDFSQAFWMAIAEDPVYSQQFIGSQLNRIKKGWPLRAPFAETARGLRSYQICHLDPPELGGATYEADNLRMMSALQYALSSEVTW; from the coding sequence ATGGCTGCCCACCTCCCAGACCACATTGCAAGGAAAATGGCCAAGCAGACCTTCGATAATTTCGACGACTTCTCCCAAGCCTTCTGGATGGCAATCGCCGAAGACCCTGTCTACTCGCAGCAATTCATCGGTTCCCAACTCAACCGCATCAAGAAAGGCTGGCCACTGCGCGCCCCATTCGCAGAAACCGCAAGAGGCCTTCGCTCTTACCAAATCTGCCACCTCGACCCACCTGAACTCGGTGGCGCCACGTACGAAGCGGACAACCTGAGGATGATGAGCGCCCTGCAGTACGCACTGTCATCGGAGGTGACCTGGTGA
- a CDS encoding bacteriocin immunity protein: protein MISKKRSLADYTYAEFNAVVEELLKAAGTSAWQDRLLEHFIEMAEHPDGSDLIYYPRKPQEGCAEHVIARIMAWRKSKGMPLFKDER, encoded by the coding sequence GTGATCAGCAAAAAGCGCAGCCTGGCTGACTACACCTACGCCGAATTCAATGCCGTCGTGGAAGAATTGCTAAAAGCCGCTGGCACCTCGGCCTGGCAGGATCGCTTGCTGGAGCACTTCATTGAAATGGCCGAGCACCCGGATGGATCGGACCTGATCTATTACCCGAGGAAACCGCAGGAAGGCTGCGCGGAGCACGTGATCGCACGTATCATGGCCTGGCGAAAATCGAAGGGAATGCCCCTGTTCAAGGATGAGCGATGA
- a CDS encoding RES family NAD+ phosphorylase: MTSTVTQHDNDVAGPVLETLRKYPDLIRQIAAGTALHRVQPSRYDDNPVNYRADSDTRYADPAKQIGVYYLGFTAAVAVAETFQPGQGVDDQPVRLSRLEASSLHQLKAARTLKVVDVAALANRATHHKVRDIVQAKGQGRQGYALTQKFSQACMHQGEIDGLLYQSAVYTVTGTMEGCNLVLFEGRPTQVNAINHQRVMEAVLSNGETAVEFLDSLGVALE; the protein is encoded by the coding sequence ATGACTAGCACGGTTACGCAACACGACAACGACGTTGCCGGCCCAGTGCTGGAAACGCTGAGAAAATACCCGGATCTGATACGGCAGATAGCCGCTGGCACGGCTCTACACCGCGTTCAACCGTCTCGGTACGATGACAACCCCGTCAACTACCGAGCAGATTCCGATACCCGTTACGCTGACCCAGCCAAACAGATCGGCGTCTACTACCTCGGCTTTACCGCAGCAGTTGCGGTGGCCGAGACCTTCCAGCCCGGTCAAGGTGTCGACGATCAACCCGTGCGCCTTTCACGACTCGAAGCGTCCTCGCTGCATCAACTCAAGGCTGCGCGCACGTTGAAGGTGGTGGACGTAGCCGCCCTGGCGAATCGGGCCACTCATCACAAAGTGCGGGATATCGTGCAGGCCAAGGGTCAAGGTAGGCAGGGTTACGCGCTTACCCAGAAATTCAGTCAGGCGTGCATGCATCAGGGAGAAATCGACGGGCTGCTTTATCAGTCAGCGGTCTATACCGTGACCGGCACCATGGAAGGATGCAATCTGGTTTTATTCGAAGGCCGCCCAACCCAAGTCAACGCCATCAACCACCAGCGTGTGATGGAGGCGGTGCTATCGAATGGTGAAACGGCAGTAGAGTTTCTGGACAGCTTGGGCGTAGCGCTGGAGTAG